A region from the Ptychodera flava strain L36383 chromosome 10, AS_Pfla_20210202, whole genome shotgun sequence genome encodes:
- the LOC139142797 gene encoding uncharacterized protein has product MALLIRKYILLFVFCTVTKHVESWQTLRPSQENGIRYDVEVCNEFEVELVFELEGQEIGVNDSKQVNVFHYEDDNQQLKHQLSSEPSDCHHGYCIDLVYCGNMMNVTFKIVHVIPMDRGDYKVDVRLVSDRNIIFAQGSGTFELLVEEGDQIDKQTGDCIGDNHDKTTSPASKGTEQVNATSTGALTSKGSGRGNLASSTPPTPTDTEQFKSMLLEILAVVAFIFCSIFGVVIFLLCLKKRRRSEQTTTGGNSDVSRLVAIFTGGGHVTGHVQMSIAMQSNMASTWV; this is encoded by the exons ATGGCGTTGCTGATAAGGAAATACATTCTGCTATTCGTTTTTTGCACCGTCACAAAAC ATGTGGAGTCTTGGCAAACATTACGGCCTTCGCAAGAGAATGGGATAAGATACGACGTTGAAGTATGCAACGAATTCGAAGTAGAGCTAGTTTTTGAACTAGAAGGCCAGGAAATTGGAGTGAACGATAGTAAACAGGTGAACGTGTTCCATTATGAAGACGACAATCAACAACTCAAACATCAGCTATCAAGCGAGCCCTCAGACTGTCACCATGGATACTGTATTGATCTTGTTTATTGTGGAAATATGATGAATGTGACGTTCAAAATCGTTCACGTGATACCAATGGATCGCGGTGACTACAAAGTGGATGTGCGCCTTGTCAGTGACCGTAACATCATCTTTGCCCAGGGTTCGGGAACATTCGAACTCTTGGTTGAGGAAG GTGATCAGATAGACAAACAAACTGGAGATTGCATCGGTGATA ACCATGACAAAACAACGTCGCCAGCATCCAAAGGAACTGAACAAGTCAATGCGACATCGACAGGAGCACTAACATCAAAGGGAAGTGGACGAGGAAATTTAGCGTCATCTACGCCGCCAACACCGACAGATACTGAACAATTCAAATCGATGTTATTAGAAATACTGGCAGTCGTTGCATTTATATTCTGTTCCATTTTTGGTGTGGTTATTTTCCTTCTCTGTTTAAAGAAAAGACGAAGATCCGAACAG ACCACGACCGGCGGAAACAGTGACGTAAGCAGACTTGTTGCGATCTTTACGGGTGGTGGTCATGTGACAGGCCATGTACAGATGTCTATTGCAATGCAGAGCAACATGGCTAGCACGTGGGTGTGA
- the LOC139142798 gene encoding uncharacterized protein, producing the protein MAWLRNYIHLFVFCTVTKDLESTETLRPLQENGIRYDVGVCNEFEVELVFELEGQEIGANDGKQVNVFHYEDDNQQLKHQLSSNLPECHHGYCIDLVYHGNLMNVTFKIYHVTPMDHGDYKVEVRLVGGENNMIFAEGSGTFEILVEEGDQRDKLTRDCIGDKRDKTPLPASKGTERLKSTSAAALTAKESRRVNSVSSTAPTPTNTEQFKSILSELLAMVAFIFCFTIGVITFLHCKRIRRSEQTMIGENSDVSRLVAIFTDGGHVTGHVQISVAMQSNTASTWV; encoded by the exons ATGGCGTGGCTAAGGAATTATATTCACCTATTCGTATTTTGCACCGTCACAAAAG ATTTGGAGTCTACGGAAACATTACGGCCTTTGCAAGAGAATGGGATAAGATACGACGTTGGAGTATGCAACGAATTCGAAGTAGAGCTAGTTTTTGAACTAGAAGGCCAGGAAATTGGAGCGAACGATGGTAAACAGGTGAACGTGTTCCATTATGAAGACGACAATCAACAACTCAAACATCAGTTATCAAGCAACCTACCAGAGTGTCACCATGGATACTGCATTGATCTTGTTTATCATGGAAATCTGATGAACGTGACGTTCAAAATATATCACGTGACACCAATGGACCACGGTGACTACAAAGTGGAAGTGCGCCTTGTCGGTGGCGAAAATAACATGATTTTTGCTGAAGGTTCTGGAACATTCGAAATCTTGGTCGAGGAAG GTGATCAAAGAGACAAGCTTACTAGAGATTGTATCGGTGACA AGCGAGACAAAACACCGTTGCCAGCATCCAAAGGGACTGAACGATTAAAATCGACATCAGCAGCAGCACTAACAGCAAAGGAAAGTAGACGAGTAAATTCAGTATCATCTACGGCGCCAACACCGACAAATACTGAACAATTCAAATCAATATTATCAGAATTGCTGGCGATGGTTGCATTTATATTCTGTTTTACTATTGGTGTGATTACTTTCCTTCATTGTAAAAGAATACGAAGATCCGAACAG ACCATGATCGGCGAAAACAGTGACGTAAGCAGACTAGTTGCGATCTTTACGGATGGTGGTCACGTGACAGGCCATGTACAGATATCTGTTGCAATGCAGAGCAACACAGCTAGCACGTGGGTGTGA
- the LOC139142786 gene encoding uncharacterized protein, producing the protein MVIGPPCKTFTVQLLSITMAWLIWKYIHLFGLFIIVQHLEFAVTSMTSQLEGNGKTYHARVCSEFEVLQTLELQSQHNRANVSERLEVEVYLLLVNGNEQIKHQLVDENSSDCHLGYCIYYSYDGNKINVTFKINRIAPEDTGTYQMKVRLIDQSKVRPTESNTIVAQASRTFKIFVDGGDQGDKPTRDCTDNYPGTTPTVTEKSKKVSTVVQARGGTEISKSVLKVASTQKRTENHDPYRKRFQRRQ; encoded by the exons ATGGTTATCGGACCGCCATGTAAAACTTTTACCGTACAACTGCTCAGCATAACAATGGCGTGGCTTATTTGGAAGTACATACACCTGTTTGGCCTTTTTATCATCGTTCAAC ATTTAGAGTTCGCTGTTACTTCTATGACGTCACAGCTAGAAGGGAATGGGAAAACATATCACGCTAGAGTATGCAGCGAATTCGAAGTACTGCAGACTCTTGAACTACAAAGCCAGCATAATCGGGCCAATGTTAGTGAACGGCTGGAGGTGGAAGTGTACCtgttgttagtaaatggaaatGAGCAGATCAAACATCAGTTAGTAGACGAGAATTCATCAGACTGTCACCTAGGATACTGCATTTATTACAGTTATGATGGAAATAAAATCAAtgtgactttcaaaattaatcgcATTGCACCGGAAGATACTGGCACGTATCAAATGAAAGTACGTCTGATTGACCAAAGCAAAGTACGTCCGACCGAAAGTAACACGATTGTCGCCCAAGCGTCAAGAACGTTCAAAATTTTCGTGGACGGAG GTGACCAGGGAGATAAACCGACAAGAGACTGTACCGATAATT ACCCAGGCACAACACCGACAGTAactgaaaaatcaaaaaaagtaTCAACAGTGGTGCAGGCTCGAGGAGGAACTGAAATATCAAAATCCGTGTTGAAAGTTGCGTCAACACAGAAGCGAACTGAAAACCACGATCCGTATCGAAAGCGGTTCCAACGTCGGCAGTAA